A portion of the Haemorhous mexicanus isolate bHaeMex1 chromosome 3, bHaeMex1.pri, whole genome shotgun sequence genome contains these proteins:
- the LOC132325644 gene encoding interferon-induced very large GTPase 1-like — MALQEDTQEEDAKAQVLAEAFEKEGLDAGYWVPKVTQILGIKCREALQHLEYEDYLRLECEVRHPWEKKALQELLKITDDKMTTKGVQKEHLEKKKQRQDEAKKALKDLTEMLNSHSHSQDALREKAETLWRAMEIPKEFWPPAEKPLADMLESIQKQLEQQEQSAGRRENIPDTEVLRRASGGLALQGIYRTSRPEDVLAKREQLLRVPEGFQLAGPEQGSLLERKEFSSSAAESTFTKSMEQLGFSMSVSAKCSFWGFNLGGSVDHSSFSQSQDTHQSRSVQSYFCTTKYQYIPLASCYFQRHQLRLSDAALQELQGMEQLLSFSQEGDKAIFRKMSESFFSRFGSHINQGPLHFGGIFWWKASTEGFRAEQREEMKRETTEALNSFVGASWGGFGASVEGTLDVSKSTSQASVLGRARESSHTAIQLYVVNSGGPADTASLPQWKTGLVSDNTTWCVIDRGFQLIPVWEVILCNHCGDFKSVGQMSRALRAAYKALTNLSVGTIFGEELGSAVQEARDFMGTVKAWEVTEADEEKMLMLMGLKDDLNAKTQNPSVWINVCLSDKALQDFLVNTVRSCQESPPENSTSIKVKLRSLLNPHIYSVKDFPEASFIMQWIFQTEQSLPRSPKVSELQELIKTLQQMKEHIHAVTYAPGSSASAVHEAKIKATQTSSLAIYSLLQSLKEQAQKDMELLVLLIVTSTGYQVESSTFQHLLGHPEIQYMAKEMEAAHAEYVNLKEQDADRAEAFLLLTGLTVTSESQELSLEQKRERLVFMEDHMKGLWSTRIKNLLQKHHGDEDWERLEWDLESLISGCLDDKWDEQRLQNIVKDLEDTLPTPEALSHSQSKSESSESRENEAISNHEFLQLLRHLGLESHYPRKMGMGDFHTICKTSLQDSQPSQDTELPLYFLQKLLTVDYQVRYLTCWDDSNPNLAALPQTTAKEDQQSENFEQFFGNLAEAAPEPESRDSHVHPMDLQMAIFHCADDFLRQTLATKLAFCQLALPLLVPSLSTSLIEFPLYALSQIQRSWKEVDKSGKQAQTKSYNNKLIFQAQTPIVSFIRIGSSASSSKSQLLNAVLNKHKHNTFFDRHCRGSTRERLLMEGLVEIAWYCPRGSPNDTFECCVAFCNLHGDARDHGAQLQFLQEISAVNVALVSELEHMDNRGKQLLQDLWQSQRPLVCLLTEIENAAAGQVGKNIKIGIKNRNEAELIVQLTKIIRDLLEGSNSCFSLEACMDKARQHGFIVDADQPACVTAKAKAKELMELLKKEKLSEIKSRLLPLQGKLWYQWCRKDKELTRLQEKRNKSIEHHRSDIENEKKAIRGKQLEQAFPLNPLMKSFLEFLHAQPADTKKYFLHWMKVFMDELSCGRLEELRRDYHEVWSEILSRKKSKKKPSCDDELLSRLDAISDEINDSSIGLEHLLREVGQIYEALQLMNSKNANFDKLPEIAAELMVSGYPVELMDGDASYLPLRWVGAIFDSLIERLGDKRVFVLSVLGIQSTGKSTLLNAMFGLQFNVSAGRCTRGAFMQLIPVGEELQQDLGFDFVLVVDTEGLRAIEMANKQSLNHDNELATFVIGVGNLTVINIFGENPSEMQDVLQIAVQAFLRMKQVNLSPGCLFVHQNVGEATAKEQNMEGQRRLQEKLDEMTVVAAQQEFCDISSFSDVIGFDVNTHIHYFAHLWEGNPPMAPPNPTYSQNVQELKSKILQAAKKQSQCSILRFSSLKDRIGDLWNALLNENFVFSFKNSLEIAVYRKLESAFSQWTWKLRSHILDVQMRLDNKIRNGDMQNVTREHLEGLVQETSDAIEKEVEKYFREDKDCETLVQWKSSTELKLKDLKETLLLETKKKCENLIELQKEQRKLDARKLSYEDELLRRSRELAVSLKGKSLSERELKDNFTLVWNQWIAEVSRAARPPERVDIDAEIEDVLVEQFKEPGFPARLRSFPRGRGFSFDPEKHIMKKKYFGIFPGFRSLSNADMIKFQHITDNIIACVKANIAKKEEEKRDYSRNFIHEILNEVQKGVSSVPSDGKCTFNRDYSIDLSLYLCRMAAERFKAMHEAFQKANDPVVYLSSKREYFFQCFQISCQGATSVTTFVVFFCDKIEPALHRAVYERTAKDIAEDMQGKFPDFQGSRANLEVCILRYLAEEENFEYFKQYLTSPKQFCESYIETQVRNYCLDGSRRLKMFLDSSLDILYKNLLSAVSLSTQIVKDRKDREDKVSLWLDEFCRQLTEVINLPRSDLKGIEHQEVTDIEFLSSAMAEALDDLRDKLMNEFAGADLSSFSRQPHTILAEHFSGCWEQCPFCGAVCTNTMWNHDGDHQLVYHRPQGLNGWRWHETDHLAIDICSSDVASDCTFSVRDNEVFPYKRYRDAGPPFSTWNILPDSSMQAYWKWFVSHFRTQLEALYNGKFQGKGKIPEAWRRVTKQEALSDLEKR, encoded by the coding sequence ATGGCTTTGCAGGAGGACACACAGGAGGAGGATGCAAAGGCCCAAGTCCTGGCAGAGGCATTTGAGAAGGAAGGACTGGATGCTGGATACTGGGTGCCCAAAGTGACACAGATCTTGGGAATCAAGTGCAGAGAAGCCCTGCAACATCTGGAATATGAAGACTACCTCAGGCTGGAGTGTGAGGTACGGCACCCCTGGGAGAAAAAGGCACTCCAGGAACTCCTGAAAATAACAGATGACAAAATGACCACTAAAGGGGTTCAGAAGGAGcacttggagaagaaaaagcaaagacaagATGAGGCCAAAAAAGCTCTGAAGGATCTGACAGAAATGCTcaacagccacagccacagccaggatgCTCTGAGGGAGAAAGCAGAGACCCTGTGGCGAGCCATGGAGATTCCCAAAGAGTTCTGGCCACCAGCAGAGAAACCCTTGGCAGATATGCTGGAGAGCATCcagaagcagctggagcagcaggagcagtcagcaggcaggagggagaacATCCCTGACACAGAGGTGCTGAGGCGGGCGTCAGGGGGACTGGCCCTGCAGGGCATCTACAGAACCAGCAGACCTGAAGATGTGCTGGCAAAGcgagagcagctcctcagggttCCTGAGGGATTCCAGCTCGCTGGTCCGGAGCAAGGTTCGCTGCTTGAGAGGAAGGagttctcctcctctgcagcagaaTCCACTTTCACCAAGTCCATGGAGCAGCTGGGGTTCAGCATGAGCGTTTCTGCCAAATGCTCATTCTGGGGGTTTAATCTGGGAGGGAGTGTAGATCACAGCAGCTTCTCGCAGTCACAGGACACCCACCAGTCCCGCTCTGTGCAGAGCTACTTTTGCACCACCAAGTACCAGTACATCCCTCTGGCCTCCTGCTACTTCCAAAGGCATCAGCTTCGCCTCTCGGATgcggctctgcaggagctgcaaggCATGGAGCAGCTTTTGAGCTTCAGTCAGGAAGGAGACAAGGCCATCTTCCGAAAGATGTCTGAGAGCTTCTTCAGCAGGTTTGGGTCCCACATAAACCAGGGTCCCCTCCACTTTGGGGGGATATTCTGGTGGAAGGCGTCTACAGAAGGATTCCGAGCTGAGCAGCGGGAAGAGATGAAACGAGAAACGACTGAAGCACTGAACAGCTTTGTTGGGGCCAgctggggtggctttggggccAGTGTAGAAGGGACCCTGGATGTTTCCAAATCCACCTCACAGGCTTCTGTCCTGGGGAGAGCCAGAGAGAGTTCTCATACAGCGATTCAGCTCTACGTGGTCAACTCAGGGGGCCCAGCAGACACAGCTTCCCTTCCTCAGTGGAAAACTGGGCTCGTGTCTGATAACACAACATGGTGCGTTATCGACCGTGGCTTTCAGCTGATCCCAGTGTGGGAAGTCATCCTGTGCAATCACTGTGGGGATTTTAAGTCTGTTGGTCAGATGAGCAGAGCCCTCAGGGCTGCATACAAAGCGCTGACGAATCTGAGCGTGGGCACCATTTTTGGAGAGGAACTGGGCAGTGCAGTGCAAGAGGCCAGAGATTTCATGGGGACTGTGAAGGCCTGGGAGGTGACAGAAGCGGATGAAGAGAAGATGCTCATGCTGATGGGACTAAAAGATGATCTGAATGCAAAAACCCAGAACCCCAGTGTGTGGATCAACGTTTGCCTGTCAGACAAAGCCCTGCAGGACTTCCTGGTGAACACCGTGCGGAGCTGCCAGGAGTCACCTCCAGAAAATAGCACATCTATCAAGGTAAAGTTAAGAAGCCTCCTGAATCCTCATATCTACTCTGTCAAGGACTTCCCTGAGGCTTCCTTCATTATGCAATGGATCTTCCAGACTGAGCAATCACTTCCCAGATCTCCCAAAGTTTCTGAGCTACAAGAGCTCATCAAAACACTGCAGCAAATGAAGGAGCACATCCATGCTGTCACCTATGCACCAGgaagctctgcttctgctgttcATGAAGCAAAGATAAAAGCCACCCAgaccagcagcctggccatttATTCCTTACTCCAGTCTCTCAAGGAACAGGCTcagaaggacatggaactgttggTGCTCTTGATTGTGACCAGCACAGGGTACCAGGtggaaagcagcacttttcAGCACCTCCTTGGACACCCAGAAATTCAGTACATGGCCAAGGAAATGGAAGCGGCACATGCGGAGTACGTGAACCTGAAGGAGCAAGATGCTGACAGAGCTGAGGCCTTCCTTCTGCTGACGGGTCTGACCGTGACATCTGAAAGTCAAGAGCTGTCCCTTGAGCAGAAGAGGGAGCGTTTAGTTTTCATGGAAGATCACATGAAAGGCTTGTGGTCCACACGGATAAAGAATCTCCTCCAAAAGCACCATGGAGACGAAGACTGGGAGAGGCTTGAATGGGACTTGGAATCCTTGATCAGTGGGTGCTTGGATGACAAATGGGATGAACAAAGGTTACAGAATATAGTCAAAGACCTGGAAGACACTCTTCCAACACCTGAGGCCCTGAGTCATTCCCAGTCCAAGTCAGAAAGTAGTGAATCCAGAGAAAATGAAGCCATTTCAAACCATGAGTTCCTCCAGTTGCTGAGGCACCTTGGACTGGAAAGTCACTACCCAAGGAAAATGGGGATGGGAGATTTCCACACCATCTGCAAGACATCTCTGCAAGACAGCCAGCCCAGTCAGGACACAGAACTGCCATTATACTTCTTGCAAAAGCTGTTAACTGTGGATTACCAGGTGAGGTACCTGACTTGCTGGGATGACAGCAATCCAAATCTTGCAGCCCTGccacaaaccacagcaaaagAGGACCAACAGTCAGAAAACTTTGAACAGTTTTTTGGCAATCTGGCAGAAGCAGCCCCTGAACCTGAAAGCAGGGACAGCCATGTGCACCCCATGGACCTGCAGATGGCCATTTTCCATTGTGCTGATGACTTCCTGAGACAGACCCTGGCAACCAAGCTGGCCTTCTGCCAACTGGCGCTGCCTCTGCTGGTGCCCAGCCTGAGCACTTCACTCATCGAGTTCCCGCTCTACGCACTCAGCCAAATCCAAAGGAGTTGGAAAGAGGTGGACAAGTCAGGAAAGCAGGCCCAAACAAAGAGTTACAACAACAAACTCATCTTTCAGGCACAGACACCCATCGTGTCCTTCATCCGCATTGGcagctcagcctcctcttccaAGTCCCAGCTCCTGAATGCTGTtctaaacaaacacaaacacaacacTTTCTTTGACCGccactgcagaggcagcaccagAGAGCGTTTGCTGATGGAAGGGCTGGTGGAGATCGCCTGGTACTGCCCCCGTGGAAGCCCAAATGACACCTTTGAGTGCTGTGTGGCTTTCTGTAACCTGCATGGAGACGCCAGGGATCACGGAGCacagctgcagttcctgcaggagATATCTGCCGTCAACGTGGCTCTTGTATCTGAGTTGGAGCACATGGACAACAGGGGGAAACAGCTTCTGCAGGACCTGTGGCAGTCACAAAGGCCTTTGGTTTGTCTTCTCACAGAAATAGAGAATGCTGCAGCTGGACAAGTCggcaaaaacataaaaataggGATCAAGAACAGAAACGAAGCAGAACTGATAGTCCAGCTGACAAAAATTATCAGGGATCTCCTGGAAGGGTCTAATTCATGTTTCAGCCTAGAGGCCTGCATGGACAAAGCTCGCCAGCACGGATTCATAGTGGATGCAGATCAACCCGCGTGTGTGACAGCCAAAGCCAAGGCAAAGGAGCTGATGGAGCttctgaagaaagagaagctgTCTGAGATCAAATCCCGGCTGCTGCCGCTTCAAGGAAAACTGTGGTACCAGTGGTGTCGAAAGGACAAAGAACTCACTCGCTTGCAGgagaagaggaacaagagcattGAGCATCATCGCAGCGATAttgaaaatgagaagaaagcAATAAGAGGAAAGCAACTTGAGCAAGCTTTCCCTCTCAACCCACTGATGAAATCATTCCTCGAGTTTCTCCATGCCCAGCCAGCAGACACCAAGAAATACTTCCTGCATTGGATGAAGGTCTTTATGGATGAGCTGTCCTGTGGTCGCCTTGAAGAACTGAGGAGAGATTATCACGAGGTATGGTCTGAAATCCTgtcaagaaagaaaagcaagaaaaagccCAGTTGCGATGATGAATTGCTGAGTCGCTTGGATGCCATCTCTGATGAAATCAATGATTCATCCATCGGCCTGGAGCACCTTCTGAGAGAGGTAGGGCAGATTTATGAAGCTCTGCAATTAATGAACTCCAAGAATGCCAATTTTGACAAACTTCCAGAAattgcagcagagctgatggTTTCAGGGTATCCTGTGGAGCTGATGGATGGGGACGCTTCTTACCTGCCCTTGCGCTGGGTGGGAGCAATCTTTGACAGCTTAATTGAGAGGCTGGGGGACAAACGAGTGTTTGTGCTCTCCGTGCTCGGCATCCAGAGCACAGGCAAGTCCACCCTGCTGAATGCCATGTTTGGTCTGCAGTTCAACGTCAGCGCAGGGAGATGCACCCGTGGAGCCTTCATGCAGCTGATCCcagtgggagaggagctgcagcaagaCTTGGGCTTTGATTTTGTGCTGGTGGTTGACACAGAGGGACTTCGAGCCATCGAGATGGCCAATAAACAATCCCTGAACCATGACAATGAGCTGGCCACCTTTGTCATTGGTGTTGGCAACTTGACTGTGATCAATATCTTTGGAGAAAATCCATCAGAAATGCAGGATGTTCTCCAGATCGCTGTGCAGGCTTTCCTGAGGATGAAGCAAGTCAATCTTTCCCCAGGCTGCCTCTTTGTCCACCAAAACGTGGGAGAAGCAACTGCCAAGGAGCAGAACATGGAAGGACAAAGGCGTTTGCAGGAAAAGCTGGATGAAATGACCGTGGTAGCTGCTCAGCAGGAATTCTGTGACATCTCCTCCTTCAGCGATGTCATTGGCTTTGATGTGAACACCCACATTCACTACTTTGCTCACCTGTGGGAAGGAAACCCCCCAATGGCACCACCCAACCCCACCTACAGCCAGAATGTCCAGGAACTGAAGAGCAAAATCCTTCAGGCTGCCAAGAAGCAGTCACAGTGCAGCATTTTGAGGTTCTCGAGCCTGAAAGATCGTATTGGTGACCTCTGGAATGCTTTGCTGAATGAAAACTTTGTGTTCAGCTTCAAGAATTCCCTGGAGATTGCTGTGTACAGGAAACTGGAAAGTGCCTTTAGTCAGTGGACTTGGAAGCTGAGGAGTCACATCTTAGATGTACAGATGAGACTGGACAACAAAATTCGGAATGGGGACATGCAGAATGTCACCAGAGAACACCTTGAAGGGCTGGTGCAAGAGACAAGTGATGCCATTGAGAAAGAAGTGGAAAAGTATTTCAGGGAAGACAAAGACTGTGAGACACTGGTCCAGTGGAAATCAAGCACAGAGCTGAAGCTGAAAGACCTAAAAGAGACTCTTCTtcttgaaacaaaaaagaaatgtgagaaTCTCATTGAGCtccagaaggagcagaggaaacTGGATGCAAGGAAGTTGAGCTATGAAGATGAGCTGCTGAGAAGGAGTCGGGAGCTGGCTGTGAGTCTGAAAGGGAAGAGCCTCAGTGAGAGAGAACTGAAGGACAACTTTACTCTTGTCTGGAACCAGTGGATTGCTGAAGTCTCCCGTGCTGCTCGTCCTCCAGAACGGGTGGATATTGATGCAGAAATTGAAGATGTCCTTGTGGAGCAGTTTAAGGAGCCAGGTTTCCCTGCACGGCTGAGATCatttcccagaggcagagggTTTTCTTTTGATCCAGAGAAACACATCatgaagaaaaagtattttggCATTTTCCCAGGTTTCAGGAGCCTTTCCAATGCTGATATGATCAAGTTTCAGCACATCACAGACAACATCATAGCGTGTGTGAAGGCAAACATTGCtaagaaggaagaggagaaacgGGATTACAGTAGAAATTTTATCCATGAAATACTCAATGAAGTACAGAAAGGTgtcagctctgtccccagcgaTGGAAAATGTACTTTTAACAGAGATTACAGCATAGATTTGTCTCTGTATCTGTGCAGAATGGCAGCAGAAAGGTTTAAAGCCATGCACGAAGCATTCCAAAAGGCAAATGACCCAGTTGTGTACCTGAGCAGTAAGAGAGAATATTTCTTCCAATGTTTCCAGATTTCCTGCCAAGGAGCCACTTCTGTCACaacttttgttgtttttttttgtgacaagATTGAACCAGCTCTTCACCGTGCAGTCTATGAAAGGACAGCTAAAGACATTGCTGAGGACATGCAGGgcaaattcccagatttccaggGTAGCAGAGCCAATCTGGAAGTTTGCATCCTGAGATACctggcagaagaagaaaattttgagTATTTCAAGCAGTACCTTACGTCTCCAAAACAGTTTTGTGAGAGTTACATTGAGACACAAGTTAGGAATTACTGTTTAGATGGGAGTAGGAGGCTGAAGATGTTTTTAGATTCCTCCCTTGATATTCTGTATAAAAATCTCCTGTCAGCTGTTTCTTTATCAACCCAAATTGtcaaagacagaaaagacagagaagacAAAGTCTCTCTTTGGCTGGATGAATTTTGCAGGCAACTGACTGAGGTGATCAACTTGCCCAGAAGTGACCTGAAGGGCATTGAGCATCAGGAGGTCACAGACATTGAGTTcctcagcagtgccatggcagaAGCTTTGGATGACCTGAGGGACAAGCTCATGAACGAATTTGCTGGTGCTGACCTGAGCTCATTTTCAAGGCAGCCTCACACCATCCTGGCAGAGCATTTTTcggggtgctgggagcagtgtcCCTTTTGTGGGGCTGTCTGCACAAACACCATGTGGAATCACGATGGAGACCATCAGCTGGTCTACCATCGCCCACAAGGTTTGAACGGATGGAGGTGGCATGAGACAGACCACCTGGCCATTGATATTTGTTCCAGCGATGTTGCAAGTGACTGCACATTTAGCGTTCGTGACAATGAAGTGTTCCCCTACAAGAGATACCGGGATGCTGGACCTCCTTTTTCCACTTGGAATATTCTTCCTGATTCATCCATGCAGGCATACTGGAAATGGTTTGTGTCTCATTTCAGGACACAGCTGGAAGCTCTGTATAATGGGAAATTTCAGGGCAAAGGAAAAATCCCTGAGGCGTGGCGAAGAGTTACGAAGCAGGAAGCGCTGTCTGATCTGGAGAAGCGTTAG